In Onthophagus taurus isolate NC unplaced genomic scaffold, IU_Otau_3.0 ScKx7SY_16, whole genome shotgun sequence, the genomic stretch TGTCAAAATGACTCTATTagattaaaaacgtttttaaattaataaaaaagtcaaaagaagttaaattaattaattaggaTGTTTTCCAAAAGCTCCAAAGATTTTAGAATATGAGAAAAAGATGGTTGGtttgaatcaaaataattctaaGCTACCAAAAACAACTCTAGGATACTTAATTAGGATgataaagttcaaaaaaatgattttgatgttttttgaaagtgtCCCAAAGATACAAAGAATCAAAAAACGTTAATTGGTGTTTGCCAAAAACACTCAATTagattaaaaacgtttttaaattaataaataaattcaaaagaagttaaaataattaataagaatgTTTTCTAAAAGCTCCAAGGATTTTAGAATATGAGAAAAAGATAGTTGATTTGAATCAAAATCATTCTAACGTACCAAAAACATCTCtaagataattaattatgatgaaaaattccaaaaaaattaaattgacgtatTTTTAAAGTGTCCCAAAGATACAAAGAATCAAAAAACGTTAATtagtgtgtgtcaaaatgactcaaattgattaaaaacgtttttaaattaataaataaagtcaaaagaagttaaaataattaataagaatgTTTTCTAAAAGCTCCAAGGATTTTAGAATATGAGAAAAAGATGGTTGGtttgaatcaaaataattctaaGCTACCAAAAACAACTCTAGGATACTTAATTAGgatgataaaattcaaaaaaatgattttgatgttttttgaaagtgtCCCAAAGATACAAAGAATCAAAAAACGTTAATTGGAGTTTGTCAAAATGACTCAAATTGATGAAAAACGTTTctaagttaataaataaagttaaaagaagttaaaataataaataataatgttttctaaAAGCTCCAAAGATTTTACAATATGAGAAAAAGATGGGTGGtttgaatcaaaataattctaaCCTACCAAAAACAACTCTAGGATATTTAATTAGgatgataaaattcaaaaaaatgattttgacgttttttgaaagtgtCCCAAAGATACAAAGAATCAAAAACAGTCATTGGTGTTTGTCAAAATGACTCAAATTGGTTGAAAactctttttaattattaaattaagaagaaacaagttaaaaaaattaataaagaattgaaaaatagAGACAATAAAACGAGCTATTGAGAGGGCAATGTTGGGGATCAATTTTAGAGACAGAATGGACTATCTACTAAAATCGCAGTAGTAAGACAAAAGAGCCAAAAGATCATCCAAATGGAGGGCTTGGGCAACAAATAGGAGTGTGGGAAGACAATAACAGAGATAGCTGGATGACATTAAGATTGGGGggaaaaaattagaaacaatAGTAACAATCAACTATATAGATTACTAGGTTGATGGTAAAAATGGTTCAATAtgagcaaatttatttatataataaggTTTCTTAGAAAACTTCCTAAACTGAgtaaattgaggttaagtcGTATTACCGATCAGGTTGAAATCGCTTCACAAAAGTATCCATGGATATTTTAACCATATCCTTACTACAAGTACATTGCATTGCACGTTTTCCATACTCAATCCAACGGGGCGTTGCAAAATTAGTTGACTCGGCACAATTAAAACCATGATTAAACCCAGCATGATAGCCATATGGAAAAGTAATCATTATTTCACCTTCTTCTTGTGTGATCTAATAAAAACaagtaaaattaattgatttaaaataaaataaattgatcaaaaaaaattttaggttataaatttttatgtcaaaaaaattttttaggttataaattttaaataataattttacccACCTTATTATAAGGAATTGAATACTGTCTAAGAATTTGTGGAGAAATTAGCGTCATTTTGTGGCGAAGAAATGCTTGGCAAGTTTTATAACTGCTTGGAAAAAAACCATTTGCGAGTCTTTCGAGTCGTCGTCCATGTTCTGGGGGAATCGAATacctaaaaaaatgaatattataaattttaattcaattaaacggaataaaaatgaaataaccaTGTTTTTGGAGCCccaaaatgtaaataattaatcGAGTATAAATCCATGTCTTCCGTGTGCCAAGCAAAAGTAGTTTTCCACATTCCAAAATATAAATAAGCCGTGTTAACCCCTTCAATTGAGATGCCATAATCCTCATTGACATAATCGAGGATGGTTCCTAATCGATTTATATTCCactcctaaaattaaaaaaaaaaatttaaacataacctcaaattacaaaaaaaaaatttacattaactTCCGGGTCGGTTAAACTCCCAGAAACATCCGCCCCATAAATCGGGGCTATATAAGTAATATTCTTCCAATATTTTCGCTCTAAATCCTCATAATCGAAATGTCGCGGGGTGCAATATCTCTCAGAATTAGCCAGCTCGGAGTATTGTTTCACCGTCATGGGTTTTTTTTGGATATTAATTTGTTGATAAAGTCCTTGTTTTCCTGTAACCACCTGACAAATCGGAGCCGGGATCGagatgtttaatttttctaaatcatAACCGGATTTTCGAGGGACCCATTCCGGTGgtggtataacctaaaaattttttgttttaataccaaccataacaaaaaaatcacttttaccTTAGCCAAACCGGCTTTATGGGCCCCCTTCGACTCCATGTGCTCGACATACTTCGAGAAATCCTTAAACTCGTCCCAAGTAGGGCGAAAAACCATAATTCTAAACGAAAATATCGATTATTTACAtcaaaaagttaggttatgttttgacTCACTTCGGAAAACGTTGACTGCCGGAGTCCGACATGgtgaaaattatatttttcaagtCGTTCTTAACGGAAATACACCATTTACATCACGTTATCACCgcgattttaaagaaaattctataaaaaacaggatttatTTACACGAGACACTATCGAATAATAGCGGAGgccatttttgttttcataaaattcacgTAGACAAAAATTCACGTTTAATTACACCCGGGGGCGGTGTCGGTGCGCGAAACGATCACGTTTAGTTTAAATCAACACGTACGATTacgtttcattttaatttaagattaataCGAACCGTTTTAATCGCGAAACATAAACATCTTTTTGCAGAAGTGATTGGTGATGAGCTAACTTCAGACTCGATTGTAAAGCTAAACTATTCGGTGTATGCAACCCAAATAACAGCAGTGACGTTTcggttgtttaatttttttaaaaaattatttttggttaaaaaaaaataaattaaaattcaagtTAATGACGTTTTAGGTTTTCAAAACATTGCGCGCGTTGGAAAAATTGGTTTAATTCGAGTATGATCGCTCCTAATGGTTCGCACAAGATTCGTGAATGGTTTACGAATACTGAATGCATTGCCGGgtgttaaatttctttttgcgAATCCGTTCCGTTTAACTGCAGATAAATCGACGTTTTACCACCCGCAAGAATTGTTCGCGTTGCAATTAAAACGTAAACCGATACGAATAAAACCCCCCGAAACTAAGTACAAAACCCCCGGAGTTTTCACCGTTCGTGCATTCCCCACAGCCGAAGAAATCAACCTGGAAGCTCTTTTACCAGTTCTTGAGGACGCGTTGTCGTTGAAAGCCGAACATATTCAACAAAGTTTGGATGTTTTGAGAGCAGTGAATGAGTCGACTCTTGGGTGTGAGTCTCAAGAGATTTATGTTTTTCGGGAAGGAGTTGTTGTGCTTTGGAACGTCCCTTCGATAgcaattaacaatattttggCAGAAGTACACAAATTTGAACATCATCGTTACGCTAATCACGTGGTTGAGCAGGACTCTGAAACAATCGGATACGTTTACAATTACAATCAAGAAGATTACGTTGGAATGACCGAAAAACAAGAAGTCATGTTATCACCCACAAACACTCAGTGGGAAAAATACGTAACATCCCACGTATTAGCAGCCAACGTTAAATTAACAGTTTGGGAGCgacaattagaaaaatatataagagaCGTAGAATTTATTACGGAAGATTTAAAGTATGGGAGGCAAATTCGCATGTCAGAACATCGCGTTTTAAGGAAACACGGCGCAATCTTTGCGTTACGACACGTAATCAATTTAAGTTCAGCGCTTTTAGAACCCCCTCAAATGATGAATTATACGATCCGATTAGACACCATGTACAAGGATTTAAACACTTTCTATGCAATGCAAAAACGGttacgatttattaaagaaaaaatgaaccATTGTCTCgaattaatattgttattaagcGCTTATTTAAAAGACAAACACCGATTGAGACTAGAATGGCTGGTTATCGGATTAATTCTCATCGAATTATGTTTCGAAACGTTTTATTGTGTCGATAgattttttcctatttttaaGTAACAAGAAAGAGATTTTTGTCTGCAATAAACTTCTTTTTCAACTCAGCTTATTCTTTTATAGCttaatcttctatttttaacgatttaacCTCACATTTAACAAACGTcaaataacataacctaaaaaaataaatttaccttaTTTTTCATCACCACATCAAAAAAGGACTCATTTATGATCGTGATTaagattataattaataataatcatcaaAAAAGTTGATACAAATCATATATACCACTAGACGAggttaaatcttaaaattaattaacataacctcaatttttttaaaattttctttcattaaagaatttaaaaaggtgtttccattaattaatttagtagTTGCGATTACAAATTCAACGTTCGTATCTTCTTGTTACGAAATAAACCTTAAATTGGATatctacaacaaaaataattttcgaaatataaatttacctCATTTTTTCATCACCACATCAAAAAAGGACTCATTTATGATCGTAATTaagattataattaataataatcatcaaAAAAAGTCGATACAAATCATATATACCACTAGACGAGGTTAAATTggttaaatcttaaaattaattaacataacctcaatttttttttaaattttcttacattaaagaatttaaaaaggtgtttccattaattaatttagtagTTGCGATTACAAATTCAACGTTCGTATCTTCTTGTTTCGAAATAAACCTTAAATTGGATatctacaacaaaaataattttcgaaacATAAATTTACCTCATTTTTTCATCACCACATCAAAAAAGGACTCATTTATGATCGTAATTaagattataattaataataatcatcaaAAAAAGTCGATACAAATCATATATACCACTAGACGAGGTTAAATTggttaaatcttaaaattaattaacataacctcaatttttttttaattttcttacattaaagaatttaaaaggtgtttccattaattaatttagtagTTGCGATTACAAATTCAACGTTCGAATCTTCtcgttttgaaataaacctTAAATCCGATatctacaacaaaaataattttcaaaacataactttaaagaataaatttaccTTATTTTTCACCACATTAAAAAGGACTTATTTATGAGCGTAATTaagattataattaataatattctcCAAAAAAAAGTAGATACAAATCATATATACGAATAGACAAggttaaatcttaaaattaataaacataacctcaatttttttttaattttcttacatcaaagaatttaaaaaggtgtttccattaattaatttcgtagTTGCGATTACAAATTCAACGTTCGAGTCTTCTTATTTCGAAATAAACCTTAAATCGGATATCTACAACAAAAGTAATTTtcgaaacataacctcaaaaaataaatttacctcATTTTTCACCACCACATCAAAAAAGGACTCATTTATGACCGTGATTaagattataattaataataatcatcaaAAAAAGTCGATACAAATCATATATACCACTAGACGAGGTTAAATTGGTTAAATCTTAAAGttaattaacataacctcaaaaaaaatttaatactcctacattaaagaatttaaaaaggtgtttccattaattaatttcgtagTTGCGATTACAAATTCAACGTTCGAGTCTTCTTGTTTCGAAATAAACCTTAAAGCGGATatctacaacaaaaatatgaattttcgAAACATAACctcgaaaaaaaattacctcgGCGAAGGTGCACCCGCCTATAAAGAAGATTAAAACGACTTTCGTTGAGTTGTTGTTGTTTAAAGGGTTTCCTGATAAATACTCTAATGTGGGGcctaaaaatcatttaaaaagtcAATAATctcgttatttttgattaatctCACCGGGAAGGAGCCCCAAATAATCTTGTAGTTGTTTCCACCCCCCATTTTTCGTTAAATGCTCCACTAATCGCACACTTAAAGGTGCATAAATACAATGAACGTAGCTTATATCTGTTGGATTAACTTCTGATGTATCCTCAACTGTTAATTGTAAGCCTTTTCGAAGAACCGTATATTGCCTAGTTCCGGATTGAACTTTTAATAACCCAACTTTTTCGAGGTTAATCAACGCGGGTAACACTTCTAACCCATAAACTTGCACGATTTCGCGTTTGTAATAGTCTAAAAGTCTCGATTTTAGCCCAGAGCTTGTTAAACATTGTAAACAAATCAATCgtaacacttttattaacggCTTTTTCTGCGAGATCATATCCTCGATGAAAGGATGCGCCTTATCCGATTGCATgcaattcaaaaattcttgCTCGACTTGTAACCCATCTAAAAATTCGTAAGTATCGGTAACCTCTTTGATACATTCCGCAATCGCGGTGTGTTGcgataacgattttttattggCTAAAATCGCGGGTAATCGTTGCACGAACAACTTCATTTCCGGGACGCTTTTCTCGTGGCGATCCTCTAATTGCGCGCTAATTAATTTGGCGCGTTTCGATAAATACGGACCGACcccgttaaaatttttatcccTCAAATCGGCGTAAAGGGGATCCCCGGAATCCAAAATTAACGTCTTTTTATCTTCTTGCAAAGACTCCATGTGTCTCTCATCGTTACTCATTAATTTATCGGCCGGAATTGTAACCGCATTTCCGTTTAACCCAAAAACTTCGTCAATTAACCCCTCGTAAGTTAATTGAGTAGCCAATGTTGATATCAAATCAACCGAACGATCGATTAGAATCATTTGGTCGATGCAACTACCACGTTCGAATTGAAAATCTTCTTTTTGGAGCTTTAATAGTAAATCATGGACTTGTTTTGAAGCCGGGCCTTTACCCCAAACTCTTCCAATTGGGCCAAATTTCGATTGGAGGAAAATTATCGAGCGCGCTACGTGGTAAAGACTTGTTGGATCATTTTCTAGGTTGTATTCCCTTTAATTAAGTTATAccttaattacatttttaatttgatttattttaattaaagaaactcACCGAAAAGCGTCGGGGATCTCCATTGATAACAAATCAGAATCGAATGGAaagaaataacaacaaaattcctCAATCGTTTTTAAACTCCCTTTAATTCCACAATGCTCAAGCTTATTAAGACACAATAAACTCCTTCTTGgggcaaaaattaaatggtaatTTCGATCCATCCCAACCCGGTTATTTtgcaaatcaattttaatactcaAAGCGATATGTTCCATTAACTCCAATTTCGGGcgacaaataaaaattatatgtttAGCCACGCAATTTGGTAGAGGCGGGTTTTCAATGGGGTACATCTTTTCCACCCCATACTCTTTTAAAACGGTGTATTTTGCAATCAAACCCGCCGGACCTTGAAGTTGGGTGTCCCATACCAAAGCTTTCGATCCGGAATGTTTCTCAATTAACGATATTAAATTAGCCCCCGCTAAGGAATGTATTAACGAAACGTCCACTTTTCCACCTTTTAAATGcgacatttttcgatttaaaccCAATTTTGacgcataacctaaaaatttgacgtttattaaaatgacgtttaataaaaaataattttatcattacaaatcatttttaaattaagcagaattaattagttaaatctaatttatttgtaacgatttaatttagtttttgtaatataattaaattaaataaataaaaaaaataatttttgatttgggCGCCATCtagtgacaaaaaaaaattactatctTTGgtggtaaataataaataattcgtttaaaatcaaataaaatttaataaaaaacacgttcttattaataaattataatgttattaatattataataaaaaagattttaaaaaaataactaaaaatttttttttgaaaccacatgacataacctcaaaataaaaaatgctaattcgttttttttgcGTAATGATATTTCCTTAAATGATAACGTAGTTTATATTGAAGAAACACGTGttatattacaataaactgATAACCTTAACAAAAACGAAAGTAAGTTGACCTCATTTCCGCTACAAATTCTCATTCTCATTTTTTTAGAGGTTAGAAAATGTCCACAATAAGTAAATTCGAAGACCGAAAAATGGGAAGGGGCCGAGTATCGTCGGGTTTAACCCACGAATGCGGCGTGTTTGGATTAGTAACAACGGGAGATGAAGAATCCCTCGAAGTCTCGCAATTATTACTTTTCGGCCTCGAAGCGCTCCAACACCGAGGCCAAGAATCAACGGGAATCGTTACGAGCGATGGAAAAGTGTTTCATACGCATAAAGGGATGGGGTTGGTTCGAAACGTTTATAACGCAGAAAATGTCAGGAAATTAACGGGTTATTTAGGGATTGGACATACCCGATACTCAACAGCCGCTGCATCAGAACAAGTTAATTGCCAACCTTTCGTGGTACACTCAATGCATGGTTTATTAGCGGTCGCTCATAATGGGGAATTAGTTAATGCAGCAAGTTTAAGAAAAatggtaaaatttttttttgacattttgaggttaaaattttttttgacactttgaggttataattttttttgttgacattttgaggttataattataatttttatttattttaggtaCTTCAAAGAGGTGTTGGGTTATCAACGAGTTCTGATAGCGAATTAATAACGCAAGCTTTATGTTTAAATCCTCCGGAAGGTGAAGTAAACGGCCCCGATTGGCCGGCGAGGATAAAACATTTAATGCAATTAGCCCCGTTAAGTTACTCTTTGGTGATTATGTTGAAAGATCGAATTTACGCCGTAAGAGATCCCTATGGGAATAGACCGCTGTGTTTGGGGAGATACCCAGCACCTGAAGGtgctaaattttaatttattaataaaattttttttaatttttaacatttttagtattGAATGGGTGTTCGCCGGAAGGGGGTGCAACCGGTTGGGCCGTTGCGTCCGAATCATGCGCTTTTTTATCGTACATTCAATACGAACGTGAGGTATTTCCTGGGGAAATCATCGAAATGAGATCTTCGGGCGTTCGAACGGTCGAAATTGTTGGACGTCCCAATAAGAATAAGCAAGCTTTTTGCATTTTTGAGTACGTTTATTTCGCACGCCCCAACAGCGTCTTTGAGGGGCAAGAAGTTTATAAGGTTCGGATGCAATGCGGGAAACAATTAGCTTTGGAGCACCCCGTTGAGGCGGATTTAGTTGGATCAGTTCCCGAATCGGGAAACGCGGCCGCTTATGGATATTCAAAACAAGTTAGggatttatttcttatttaattcattattttttggttactttttagtcaaaaattccttttggcgaattattaactaaaaatacTTATGTTGGGAGGACTTTTATTCAGCCGAATAACCGTTTGAGGCaattaaacgtttctttaaaattttgtgagttaatttaaagaaaaaatcgactttttacatattttttgttattttaggcCCTAttagtgctaatgtaaaagATAAAAGGGTCATTTTAATCGATGATTCAATCGTTCGGGGTAACACAATTGGCCCCATTATTAAGTTGCTTCGAAAAGCGGGGGCTAAGGAGGTTCATATTCGAGTTGCAAGCCCTCCTTTACGATTTCCTTGTTACATGGGGATTAATATTCCAACTCGGCAAGAATTAATAGCGAATACGCATGAGTCTAAGGATTTATCAGTACAAGTTGGTGAGTTGAAATGaatgattaataaaaagatcTTACCTGGTGTTTTAGGGGCGGATAGTTTGCATTATTTAAGCGTTGATGGGCTTGTTAAGGCGGTCCAGCAAGACATAAAGGATTCCTCCCCGGATATTGGGCACTGCACGGCGTGCTTGACTGGAAATTATCCTGGTGGGGTCCCCGATGAAATCGATTGGTGATGAAGAGATTTGTTAGGTTAGAATTTTAGAGTTTGTttcttttgcatttttttccCGTTTGGTGTAAATGAGGCGATTTTTTCTCGAATTATCAGTATTTAGGACTAAATTGGAAGCTAAAACGAccaataaaacataataattaataaaattccccacaaaataaagtttgtaaaaataaactttgacgtttatctTGTACCGCCATCTTGCgacgaaaaaattttccttaaataatttcaatcattttttgatttgatttgttaaaattatttataaaatcaaatttatttaatttatttgtttgttggtgataaattgaaatatttgcaaataaataattaaaattgataatacaGGTACCTAAaaagtaaacataacctaga encodes the following:
- the LOC111418186 gene encoding required for meiotic nuclear division protein 1 homolog; translated protein: MVRTRFVNGLRILNALPGVKFLFANPFRLTADKSTFYHPQELFALQLKRKPIRIKPPETKYKTPGVFTVRAFPTAEEINLEALLPVLEDALSLKAEHIQQSLDVLRAVNESTLGCESQEIYVFREGVVVLWNVPSIAINNILAEVHKFEHHRYANHVVEQDSETIGYVYNYNQEDYVGMTEKQEVMLSPTNTQWEKYVTSHVLAANVKLTVWERQLEKYIRDVEFITEDLKYGRQIRMSEHRVLRKHGAIFALRHVINLSSALLEPPQMMNYTIRLDTMYKDLNTFYAMQKRLRFIKEKMNHCLELILLLSAYLKDKHRLRLEWLVIGLILIELCFETFYCVDRFFPIFK
- the LOC111418180 gene encoding vacuolar protein sorting-associated protein 33A encodes the protein MSHLKGGKVDVSLIHSLAGANLISLIEKHSGSKALVWDTQLQGPAGLIAKYTVLKEYGVEKMYPIENPPLPNCVAKHIIFICRPKLELMEHIALSIKIDLQNNRVGMDRNYHLIFAPRRSLLCLNKLEHCGIKGSLKTIEEFCCYFFPFDSDLLSMEIPDAFREYNLENDPTSLYHVARSIIFLQSKFGPIGRVWGKGPASKQVHDLLLKLQKEDFQFERGSCIDQMILIDRSVDLISTLATQLTYEGLIDEVFGLNGNAVTIPADKLMSNDERHMESLQEDKKTLILDSGDPLYADLRDKNFNGVGPYLSKRAKLISAQLEDRHEKSVPEMKLFVQRLPAILANKKSLSQHTAIAECIKEVTDTYEFLDGLQVEQEFLNCMQSDKAHPFIEDMISQKKPLIKVLRLICLQCLTSSGLKSRLLDYYKREIVQVYGLEVLPALINLEKVGLLKVQSGTRQYTVLRKGLQLTVEDTSEVNPTDISYVHCIYAPLSVRLVEHLTKNGGWKQLQDYLGLLPGPTLEYLSGNPLNNNNSTKVVLIFFIGGCTFAEISALRFISKQEDSNVEFVIATTKLINGNTFLNSLM
- the LOC111418181 gene encoding amidophosphoribosyltransferase-like yields the protein MSTISKFEDRKMGRGRVSSGLTHECGVFGLVTTGDEESLEVSQLLLFGLEALQHRGQESTGIVTSDGKVFHTHKGMGLVRNVYNAENVRKLTGYLGIGHTRYSTAAASEQVNCQPFVVHSMHGLLAVAHNGELVNAASLRKMVLQRGVGLSTSSDSELITQALCLNPPEGEVNGPDWPARIKHLMQLAPLSYSLVIMLKDRIYAVRDPYGNRPLCLGRYPAPEVLNGCSPEGGATGWAVASESCAFLSYIQYEREVFPGEIIEMRSSGVRTVEIVGRPNKNKQAFCIFEYVYFARPNSVFEGQEVYKVRMQCGKQLALEHPVEADLVGSVPESGNAAAYGYSKQSKIPFGELLTKNTYVGRTFIQPNNRLRQLNVSLKFCPISANVKDKRVILIDDSIVRGNTIGPIIKLLRKAGAKEVHIRVASPPLRFPCYMGINIPTRQELIANTHESKDLSVQVGADSLHYLSVDGLVKAVQQDIKDSSPDIGHCTACLTGNYPGGVPDEIDW